A DNA window from Bacteroides cellulosilyticus contains the following coding sequences:
- a CDS encoding TraB/GumN family protein, with amino-acid sequence MKNPTFLLLYIILSYCTAASAQQEKIFHSYDSSAKTQSEGGWLWKISGNGLAHPAYLFGTYHGSPHILYGYVDSIPGFRQALDACSQYVGEVAYSNDSTSFFSNAKLPAGTTYHDLLNEEDYQLVDSTLRHKMDVPLHRMYLKPGHLSMLLGQIDQIMKLKKAGYSESQIDSIHSQVMDAVLEKKAKEKGYIINGLETISEQFEMIMPGDLKENATALAEYCRKEKEKDKEYTQFQTLTDALVEVYRSQSMKRLIEYEIQMDAFYLNASPYLQEIAIHQRKVLLKARNMNWITKLTGLIKDKTTFIAVGVRHLPGENGLITLLQKEGYKVEPVEVKR; translated from the coding sequence ATGAAGAACCCAACTTTTCTTTTATTATATATCATCCTCTCTTACTGCACAGCAGCATCAGCCCAACAAGAGAAGATATTTCATAGTTATGATTCTTCCGCAAAAACACAATCAGAAGGCGGCTGGTTATGGAAAATATCAGGCAATGGCCTCGCTCACCCTGCTTATCTGTTCGGAACATATCATGGCTCACCTCACATTCTTTATGGATACGTAGATAGCATTCCGGGATTTCGTCAAGCCCTCGACGCTTGCAGCCAGTATGTAGGAGAAGTAGCCTATAGCAACGATTCAACCTCTTTCTTTTCCAACGCCAAGTTGCCCGCAGGCACAACTTACCATGATTTGCTAAATGAAGAAGATTATCAGCTCGTAGACTCAACGTTGCGCCATAAAATGGATGTACCACTACATCGGATGTACCTAAAGCCGGGGCATCTGTCTATGCTTTTAGGACAAATAGACCAAATAATGAAGTTAAAGAAAGCAGGATATTCAGAATCACAGATAGACAGCATCCACTCTCAGGTAATGGATGCCGTATTAGAAAAGAAAGCCAAAGAAAAGGGATATATAATCAACGGGCTGGAAACAATCTCAGAACAATTTGAAATGATAATGCCCGGAGATTTAAAAGAAAATGCAACTGCATTGGCAGAATACTGCCGAAAAGAAAAAGAGAAAGACAAGGAATATACACAATTTCAAACCTTAACCGATGCTCTTGTAGAAGTATACCGTTCACAAAGCATGAAGCGCCTGATCGAATATGAGATTCAAATGGATGCTTTCTACCTTAACGCTTCTCCCTACTTACAGGAGATAGCCATACATCAACGAAAAGTATTGTTGAAAGCCCGGAACATGAACTGGATAACCAAACTCACCGGACTCATAAAGGACAAAACGACCTTTATTGCCGTCGGAGTGCGGCATCTGCCGGGAGAGAATGGACTAATCACCCTTCTGCAAAAGGAAGGATACAAAGTGGAGCCTGTTGAAGTGAAACGATAG
- a CDS encoding arylsulfatase — MEKQKLFSISCGIAGAMVACSCAQQPEAEWKQSPNVIYILADDLGIGDISPYGQNLIKTPNLQRMSDEGMRFTQCYSGTSVSAPSRASLMTGQHTGHTYIRGNMRMDPEGQVAMPAGTYTIAELFHEAGYATGCFGKWGLGYPGSESDPTKVGFDEFLGYNCQTLAHDYYPDHLWDGTKRVEFPENYNQAEGTYSADLIHNRALQYIRSHAGEKFFAYLSYTLPHAELVLPKDSVYQSYCNLIPAKDDEAWAEQNPNRRGAYGAAERPLAAFASMVTRLDKYVGEIMELLAELGIDDNTIVVFTSDNGPHREGGANPDYFKSYGPYRGVKRDLYEGGIRMPMIIRCPNHIEGGVTNDHIMAFWDMMPTFAELTGTTRDIQTDGISFLPTLLGKGKQKEHEYLYWEFHEKGGRQALRYGNWKGVRLFVGCPEKTTFELYDLSKDIHEDNDVSEQYPEMVKKIETLMQGARTESELFDFSRM; from the coding sequence ATGGAAAAACAAAAATTATTTAGCATCTCTTGTGGAATCGCAGGAGCTATGGTTGCTTGTAGCTGTGCGCAGCAGCCGGAAGCGGAATGGAAACAAAGCCCCAATGTCATTTATATTTTGGCAGACGACCTTGGTATAGGTGATATTTCACCGTATGGGCAGAATTTAATAAAGACTCCTAATTTGCAACGGATGTCTGATGAAGGTATGCGGTTTACGCAGTGCTATTCCGGTACTTCTGTTTCGGCGCCTTCGCGTGCATCACTGATGACAGGGCAACATACGGGACATACATATATTCGCGGCAACATGCGTATGGATCCTGAAGGACAAGTAGCAATGCCTGCCGGTACATATACTATTGCAGAACTGTTCCATGAGGCTGGCTATGCAACCGGGTGTTTTGGAAAGTGGGGTTTGGGATATCCAGGTTCCGAATCAGATCCGACTAAAGTGGGCTTCGATGAGTTCTTGGGGTATAATTGTCAAACATTGGCTCATGATTATTATCCCGATCATCTGTGGGACGGTACAAAACGTGTAGAATTTCCCGAAAATTACAATCAGGCTGAGGGTACGTATTCAGCGGATTTAATCCATAATCGGGCTTTACAGTATATTCGCAGCCATGCGGGAGAAAAATTCTTTGCCTATTTATCATATACTCTTCCCCATGCAGAATTGGTTTTGCCGAAAGATTCGGTATATCAATCTTATTGTAATCTCATCCCGGCAAAAGATGATGAGGCTTGGGCAGAGCAAAACCCGAACCGCCGGGGAGCTTATGGTGCGGCAGAACGTCCTTTGGCTGCATTTGCTTCAATGGTAACTCGTTTGGACAAATATGTGGGTGAGATAATGGAACTGTTAGCTGAATTGGGAATTGATGATAACACTATTGTCGTATTTACTTCTGATAATGGACCTCATAGAGAAGGCGGGGCAAACCCTGATTATTTTAAAAGTTACGGACCTTATCGCGGAGTGAAGCGTGATCTCTATGAGGGGGGCATTCGTATGCCGATGATTATCCGTTGCCCGAATCATATTGAGGGTGGAGTTACGAATGACCATATTATGGCTTTCTGGGATATGATGCCAACCTTTGCCGAGTTAACAGGCACTACACGTGATATTCAAACTGACGGCATTTCGTTCTTGCCGACTTTGTTAGGAAAAGGTAAGCAGAAGGAACACGAATATCTTTATTGGGAGTTTCATGAAAAAGGAGGTAGACAAGCTCTACGTTATGGCAATTGGAAAGGCGTGCGACTGTTTGTTGGTTGTCCGGAGAAAACAACATTTGAACTTTATGACTTATCCAAAGATATACATGAGGATAATGATGTTTCAGAACAATATCCAGAGATGGTAAAGAAAATAGAAACATTGATGCAAGGTGCGCGTACAGAATCTGAATTGTTTGACTTTAGTCGTATGTAA
- a CDS encoding glycoside hydrolase family 28 protein — translation MRKLVKLIMLVFVILFVVFPCKAEGYGKYYQGLPFDIPKAVTPAIPELEVSLAEYGGIGNGMTLNTQAFAAAIADLSERGGGHLIVPEGIWLTGPIVLKSNIDLHVLKNAIVLFTPDKTQYPLLSPDEGTSGSRCQSPISAYHESNFSITGEGVFDGNGELWRPVKRFKVSNAEWNSFIKTGGTVQQDGAIWYPETSSEKLAKKRPRMVRFVRCERVLLQGVVFQNSPSFHVNFILSDNIVVDGIMVRCPWNAQNGDGIDLSSCTNALIVNCAVDAGDDAICLKSGIGDVGRRRGPCANIIIDNCTVFHGHGGFVIGSDTGGGIDRVSVRNCRFIDTDTGLRFKSKRGRGGVVSNVYVDNIMMNDIANYAIWFDSYYQEKTPEPDGIPEGGEMTDVPFMPVTDDTPCFQDIHISNITCRDAGRAMFFNGLPEMNVSNVSLTDCMIHSVAGAQVDETCGLRMENIHLDVAEGPVLSFNNSKDIEVKDLVYAGNGEQKVRVSGSRNRNIKIKGGKFCIDDVLFTPKAKKAITID, via the coding sequence ATGAGAAAGCTAGTTAAACTTATTATGCTTGTGTTCGTAATATTGTTTGTTGTTTTTCCCTGTAAAGCGGAAGGATACGGTAAATACTATCAAGGTTTGCCTTTTGATATTCCAAAAGCGGTTACTCCTGCTATTCCTGAACTGGAAGTTTCTCTGGCTGAGTATGGTGGTATCGGTAATGGCATGACATTGAATACTCAGGCATTTGCGGCGGCTATAGCAGACTTGTCAGAACGTGGCGGAGGGCATTTAATTGTTCCGGAGGGGATATGGCTTACTGGTCCTATCGTTTTGAAAAGTAATATCGACTTGCATGTTTTGAAAAATGCAATTGTTTTATTTACACCTGATAAAACGCAATATCCTTTATTATCACCGGATGAGGGCACTTCTGGAAGCCGTTGCCAATCTCCTATCAGTGCTTATCATGAAAGTAATTTTTCAATTACCGGTGAAGGTGTATTTGATGGTAACGGAGAATTATGGCGTCCGGTCAAGCGTTTTAAGGTTAGCAATGCAGAATGGAATAGTTTTATAAAAACAGGTGGGACTGTACAACAGGATGGAGCAATATGGTATCCTGAAACATCATCTGAGAAGTTAGCCAAGAAACGTCCACGTATGGTACGCTTTGTCCGTTGCGAGAGAGTATTGTTGCAAGGTGTCGTGTTCCAGAATTCTCCGAGTTTTCATGTAAATTTTATTTTAAGCGATAATATTGTGGTTGATGGAATTATGGTTCGTTGTCCTTGGAATGCTCAGAATGGTGATGGCATTGATTTGAGTTCATGTACAAATGCACTGATAGTGAATTGTGCGGTAGACGCGGGAGATGACGCCATCTGTCTGAAAAGTGGAATTGGTGATGTGGGACGTAGAAGAGGACCTTGTGCCAACATTATTATAGATAATTGTACCGTGTTTCATGGGCATGGCGGATTTGTCATCGGAAGTGATACGGGAGGTGGTATTGATAGAGTCTCTGTGAGGAACTGCCGTTTCATTGATACTGATACTGGACTTCGATTCAAAAGCAAACGAGGTCGTGGTGGAGTTGTGTCTAATGTATACGTAGACAATATCATGATGAATGATATAGCGAACTATGCTATTTGGTTTGACTCTTACTATCAAGAGAAAACTCCTGAACCGGATGGTATTCCGGAAGGAGGTGAAATGACTGATGTTCCCTTCATGCCGGTAACTGATGACACTCCGTGTTTTCAAGACATACATATTTCAAACATCACATGCCGTGATGCTGGTAGGGCAATGTTTTTCAATGGCCTTCCGGAAATGAATGTAAGTAATGTATCTCTTACTGACTGTATGATACATTCTGTTGCCGGAGCGCAGGTTGATGAGACATGTGGATTACGGATGGAAAATATACATTTGGATGTTGCAGAAGGGCCGGTACTTTCATTCAATAACTCAAAAGACATTGAGGTCAAAGATTTAGTTTATGCCGGAAACGGAGAGCAAAAAGTTCGGGTGTCCGGTAGTCGTAACCGGAATATTAAGATAAAGGGAGGAAAGTTTTGCATCGACGATGTATTATTTACTCCGAAAGCTAAAAAGGCAATAACGATAGATTGA